The Lactobacillus acidophilus DNA segment CTTATATTCGTCCCTTTCGTATATAATATTTATAGCTATTATACACACGGAGGAAATTATGTGGCTATTAATTTTACTAATTTTACTATTACGTCCATTTCTTAAAGGTACTTTTGAATATGAAAAAATCACACGCAAAGAAATGGTGATTTTGCCGGTTTATTCTTTAATTATGATGCTAGTATCTATCGAGAAAGATATGAGTTGGCAGAATATTTTATTAACGTTTTTATTACTATTTCTTGGTATTTTTATCGGTTGGCTTCAAGCTCGCGGTGTAAGTATTAAAGACAATGGTGAAACTGATCAATATGGTAGGCCAGTAATAAAAATCAAACGTAATTGGCCATATTTAATTGGTTGGATTGTCATTTTTGCTATAAATATTAGTTTACAAATCTATTTTGGTAAGCAAATGAATACGGAATCAATCTCATCTGATCTTGTAATCGACTTAC contains these protein-coding regions:
- a CDS encoding hydrophobic protein, whose translation is MWLLILLILLLRPFLKGTFEYEKITRKEMVILPVYSLIMMLVSIEKDMSWQNILLTFLLLFLGIFIGWLQARGVSIKDNGETDQYGRPVIKIKRNWPYLIGWIVIFAINISLQIYFGKQMNTESISSDLVIDLLKDVSTGFFMFWHSEWFVWVLTVASTLGYRMSILRKNPRIKQAVGVKEKHKQISTRKQLKRMGKATTEKDK